CCGCGACGTAGTGCCAGGTGGGACGCAGGACGTGGGTGCGCACGATGCGGCCCTCGTCGACCGCGCGCCTCACCGCCTCCTCGACGGGCTCTCCGGCCACGCGCTGGCCGACGGTCCAGCGCGAGAAGGCGTGCTCCTGGGCCTGCACGGCGAGCAGCGTCCGCACCGCGGCCACCGGGTCGGCAGCGACGCGCTCCGCCAAGAGCGCGCTCCGCACGCGCTCCGCCGCCAGCTCCGCCCAGCGCCCGTTCACCGCCGGGCATCCTATCCGGCACGTGACGCGGCCTCTTGCAGTTGACGTAACGTCAACCTCTATCCTCTCGTCCGGCCCGCCCCTGTGGCGGGCCGGGAAGGAGACCGGGCTTGAGCTGGTCGATAGAGGAGGTCGCCCGCATGACGGGCGTGACCTCGCGGACGCTGAGGCACTACCACGCCATCGGCCTGCTGGAGCCGGCCTTCACGAGCGAAGGCGGCCGGAGGCACTACGGCGAGCCGGAGCTGCTGAGGCTGCAGGAGATCCTGCTCCTGAAGCAGCTCGGACTGGGCCTCGACGACGTAGCCGCGGTACTGGCCAGCCGCGGCGAGGCGGAGAGGGCGTCGGTCCTGAGGCGTCACAGGGCGCAGCTCGCCGAGGAGCGGGAGCGCCTGGGCAGGCTCATCGCCACGGTCGACAGGACCATCAGGAGCCTAGAGGAGGGCACAGAGATGACGCCAGAAGAGATGTTCGACGGGCTGATCCAGAACCCGTACGAGCAGGAAGCCAGGGAGAAGTACGGCGACGAGGCGGTCGGCCGCTCGTACGAGCGCATCCGCCGCCTGCCCAAGGCCGAGCGCGAGAGGTTCCTCTCGGGCCAGATGTGGAGCGAGGTGCACGCCAAGTTCGCCGCGCTCGCCCGCGAGGGCGCCGCGCCGGAGGACCCGCGCGTCCAGGCCGCCGTGGAGGAGCACATCTCCGTGGTGCGGATCGCCTGGGAGCCGAACCGCCAGGCGTACGAGGGCCTCGCCGACCTCTACGTCAACGACCAGCGCTTCGCCAGGAACATCGGCGACGACGCCACGGTGAGGCTGCTCACGGCCGCCATGAAGGTCTACGCGGCCAACAACCTGAGCTGAGCCGCCGCGGCGGCTCTCGGAGCGGGCGGGCACGTGGTGCCCGCCCGCCGTTCACCGATTCCCCCCGGCGGGGTCCCGCTGTCCGCGACGGCTATCCTGAGGCATGACAGCGATGCGCAAGCGCCGGATCGGCAGCCTGCAGGTGTCGGTGGTGGGCCTGGGCTGCAACAACTTCGGCGGCCGCCTCGACGAGGCAGCCACCAGGTCGGTGGTCGACGCCGCTCTCGACGCCGGCGTCGACTTCCTCGACACCGCCGACACCTACGGCGGCACCGCCAGCGAGACGTTCCTCGGCCGCGTCCTCCAGGGCCGCCGCGACCGCGTCGTGCTGGCCACGAAGTTCGGCAGCAAGGTCGCCGAGGGCAAGCAGGGCGCCAGGCCCGAGTACGTGAGGCAGGCCCTCGAGGACAGCCTCAGGCGCCTGCGCACCGACCACGTCGACCTCTACCAGCTCCACAAGCCCGACCCCGAGGTCCCCATCGCGGACACCCTCGGCGCCCTGGCCGAGGCCGTGCGGGCCGGGCTGGTGCGCGAGATCGGCTGCTCGAACTTCTCGGCCGAGCAGATCGCGGAGTCCGAGGCGTCGGTGGCGCCGGGCGCGCCGCGCTTCGTGAGCGTGCAGAACGAGCTCAGCCTGCTCCGGCGCGACGCCGAGAGGGACGTGCTGCCCGCCTGCCGCGAGCGCGGCCTCGCCTTCCTCCCCTACTTCCCGCTCTTCAGCGGCTTGCTCACCGGCAAGTACCGCCGCGGCCAGCCTCTGCCGCAGGGCACGCGCATCACCGGCAACCCGCGCTGGGAGCGGCACCTCACCCCGGAGAACCTCGACCTCGTCGAGGACCTGATCGCCTTCGCGGCGGAGCGCGGCAAGGAGCTCATCGACCTGGCCTTCGCCTGGCTGCTGGCCAAGCCCGAGGTCGCCAGCGTGATCGCGGGGGCCACCAGCGCCGAGCAGGTGCGGCGCAACGCCGCGGCCGGCGCCTGGTACCTCACCCCGGATGACCTCGCGGAGCTGGGGAGGCTGCTCGACGAGCACGAGCGCGCGGGCGCCGGCGTCGGCTGAGGCGCCGGCGTCGGCTGAGCTGCAGGCGCCGGCAGAGGCGCTGGCGTCGGCTACGGCGCCGTCCGGTCCGGCTCGCCGCTGGCGACGGCTCCGCGACGGCCCCATCGCCGCGGGGAGCCAGCGGTCCGCACTGAGCTAGAGGCCCGCGGCGAAGGTGTCGCAGGCGTTGGGGTCGCCGGTCTCGTAGCCCGTGGCGAACCACGTCGCCCGCTGCTCCGACGAGCCGTGGGTGAACGTCTCCTGGCTGGCGGAGCGGCCCGCCATGCCGGAGAGGCGGTCGTCGCCGACGGCGGCGGCCGCGTCGAGCCCCTCCTGGACGTCGCCGGCCTCGAGGACGCCGCGACCGTCCGCCGACGCCGCCCACACGCCCGCGTAGCAGTCGGCCTGCAGCTCGAGCGCCACCGAGAGCGCGTTCGCCTGCCCCGGCGCTGCCTGCTGACCCTCCCTCACCTGGTCGAGCGTGCCCGTGAGGTTCTGGAGGTGGTGCCCGATCTCGTGGGCGATCACGTACGCCTGCGCCAGGTCGCCGGGGGCGCCGTAACGGAGGCGCAGGTCGTCGTAGAAGGCGA
The window above is part of the Trueperaceae bacterium genome. Proteins encoded here:
- a CDS encoding aldo/keto reductase, with product MTAMRKRRIGSLQVSVVGLGCNNFGGRLDEAATRSVVDAALDAGVDFLDTADTYGGTASETFLGRVLQGRRDRVVLATKFGSKVAEGKQGARPEYVRQALEDSLRRLRTDHVDLYQLHKPDPEVPIADTLGALAEAVRAGLVREIGCSNFSAEQIAESEASVAPGAPRFVSVQNELSLLRRDAERDVLPACRERGLAFLPYFPLFSGLLTGKYRRGQPLPQGTRITGNPRWERHLTPENLDLVEDLIAFAAERGKELIDLAFAWLLAKPEVASVIAGATSAEQVRRNAAAGAWYLTPDDLAELGRLLDEHERAGAGVG
- a CDS encoding neutral zinc metallopeptidase, with translation MKWEDRGRSRNLEDRRAAGPGRMGLPLGLGGLLLVLAISAITGIDLSAVLGTGPSSRVSPPVTQEELDGEEEQVRFVSFVLDDVQGTWRQLVQGEYPEATLVLYRDAVESGCGLAPAAAGPFYCPLDTSVYIDLAFYDDLRLRYGAPGDLAQAYVIAHEIGHHLQNLTGTLDQVREGQQAAPGQANALSVALELQADCYAGVWAASADGRGVLEAGDVQEGLDAAAAVGDDRLSGMAGRSASQETFTHGSSEQRATWFATGYETGDPNACDTFAAGL
- a CDS encoding MerR family transcriptional regulator, with the translated sequence MSWSIEEVARMTGVTSRTLRHYHAIGLLEPAFTSEGGRRHYGEPELLRLQEILLLKQLGLGLDDVAAVLASRGEAERASVLRRHRAQLAEERERLGRLIATVDRTIRSLEEGTEMTPEEMFDGLIQNPYEQEAREKYGDEAVGRSYERIRRLPKAERERFLSGQMWSEVHAKFAALAREGAAPEDPRVQAAVEEHISVVRIAWEPNRQAYEGLADLYVNDQRFARNIGDDATVRLLTAAMKVYAANNLS